One Dunckerocampus dactyliophorus isolate RoL2022-P2 chromosome 6, RoL_Ddac_1.1, whole genome shotgun sequence genomic window, catttaaatattaaaattatgaaTCCAGTTAAACTGGCAGTACCTACCTGTGGCGATGTAAATTATCCTACCAATATCCTATAACCAATTCTTCTTGGTCCCGCTCAAAAAATTTACCTTTTATACTTTCTTGCTATGTCCCACCGTCAAAGTATTCCACCACCACCCACTTTCATCCATATGCATATCTCTTAAAATTATCATACCAAATTATTATTGACCTCCACTTTAATCCAGTCTTAATAGTACTATTATGTGTTTACTATTTACTATTATTTGTTTTCCATTTGTTTATTACTCAGAAAATAAGCTGAGGTGTTATAATGGATCTTTTCAACTCTATTGTAGTTTGTTCTGTCTTGGACCTACTGGTTGGATGCCAATTCACCCTCTTTGTGAGCAAAATTTGTGCAATAACTTGATGCGTCCATCTTTGTGTTCTCTGACCCTAACCCCAGAGTGGTGAAGCATTTCATACACCAGTTTCAGTTTAATACTCAACACTACCTGTTAGCTCTCCtcataaacacaaaacagccttataatgtatatattatagttatacattatatactgtatacactccagataaaaattttaagacctgttgaaaaattgcaatattttacatttttcactgttggatcttaaggagtagagcttcaaaatgcaaatagaaaaaaaagagtaagcaatttattacaaacaaccattaaactgaaataggctgttcatcagctgatcaaaagttgaagaccataGTGCAAAAAAACCTCCTAAACCTAAAAGAGAAaccaaatgttcaaaaaaataactcagtaatgagtagctgcacccttcttgttaatcacctcaaaaattggtttgggcatgtttgatgctagtgtttccaggaggctactGGGAATGTTGCTACAGGTGATGAAGAAGTCTTCACAGAGGGCATACTGTGTCCATTTTTCTAAACCTCCctttccatccatcctcaaatgttcaCAACTGGATTTTGATTGGATCCTACACTTGCAGGcttttactattattttaaaACACCACATACTCAAAAGTAAAGCAGAATAGCAGCTCAAAAACCTCAATATTGAAATCTCTTATAATGTAgattttataattatataatgaAGATTAGTTGTCACAAccaaataattattatataataatgataatgtataATCATATTAATTATTAGCAGAAATTATTATAAGGATTAGTAGTCGTCCTAGtcgtagtattattattattattattattattattaatacataAAGAATAACTGAGTGAAAGGTAAGTCCCTCCTTTTTGAACGTTGATTGGTTTACACCGTAACTCCACATCTGCGTGTGTCCAATTGAGTTTTCGTACATGTCACGAGGTAAAACTAACCCGGAAGAGGACCGTATAGGGCGAAGGCGGCATTTCACCCAGAAGTTGGCgtaattgttctgtttttgttcagcGTTTTCTCGTCTTAAATAAATTATGTGCTGAGCAAAGCTGTAAGTGTTCTCCGATGTTCCGAGTTTTAAAAAACGTCAGAAACCTGTCGACCGCTGCAATGACACAAACGGGTAACCACTGGCTGCTGTTAACGAAACGACTGTTAATGGTTGTTGTTTATAGTACAAACGAtagaaaatgcattttaaatcaaGAGAAACAATTGAGTGAAAGAAATAGTATGTAGGCTATATGAGGCTTATGGTAATTGGTTTGTCCAGAACTCTCTCTACCAGTTCCCTGGGGAGAAATCAGAGGTAAAATTTGGGGTCCTGATGATGGCCGTCCTGTGTTGTGCCTGCATGGCTGGGCTGACAACTGTGGCACCTTCAACACTCTTATTCCACTTCTACCCAAAGGTCAGTGATCTTGTCAGCGAACATGTGAACTTGTATACTTCCTGTGTTCATATTTGTTTTGAATAATCAGACTGTGAAAAACAAGTCTGCCAGCTTcctaccacattccaaaaatatgcaagttaattggagactcttcaattgtccataggtgtgaatggttgtatgttccctgtgattggctggagaccagttcAGGGTTTACCCCTCTTCAgtgaagttagctgggataggctccagcatacctctccGACCATAAATTGCATAGAAACGAATAAACTGTAGTGTGTCGATAATTCATCACTAGATATATTTTGTCCGACAACTACTTAATGTTGCCATGTTAAACCCAAATGGAAAAATTACTACTGttcttttgtttcatttgttgaGCCGAGCTAAGCCTCTCACTCTCTACTTCCTGCCAGAGTGCCAATACGTGGCGGTGGACCTGGCAGGTCACGGTCAGTCCTCACATCGTCCTCCTGGGGTCTTTTACGCCTTTTCTTCTTATGTGGCTGATATTCGCAGAGTTGTAGATGGTGAGTCATATAGTACCTTTAAATACATGGAGGTGTAACTAGAATATTAAGCACATAAGCGTTTTACTCCGAATATATGACAATGTGAAAACAGATGCAAGCGTTAGTGTTGTGTTCTATTCAATTTCATTTGCATGAAATTGTTCTCACCTGATACCTTCTGATTATAAAATAGAAAAAGTCCAATAACCTCTTATTGATTTCAATCACATTGTCCagtcgtgctaacaatctctGATGTTCCATGGCAAGTAAAACCAATCTAGGATGTAGTTCTTTGATGAGATGCAGTACCTGCCTGATGATCTGTGAAATTAACTCCCACAGCTCTCCGCTGGAGCAGATTCTCCATCCTGGGCCACAGTATGGGTGAGCATAGCCTTGCACTGAGAGACACATCCTTTTAACTATTGCTCTTAGGTAAATGTCCACATCTCCCGCTTTGTTTTTCAGGTGGTAATATCGCTGGGATGGTGAGTTGTTTGTGTACTCTTTTGCCTCTTGTTTGAAGGCTTACTTCGaacatattaaaatatttagtgCAATAAAAATTCCAAATCCAATAGAGATATCACAAGTTTTCACTTACATCAtttaacatgtccgaaaaggagtaggaagaaacagagcTTGTCTGATTCTACCCCTGTTTCGTCAATCACtgatatatacagtcgtccctcgccactttgcggtttgaatttcgctgtttcactctatcgtggtttttaaaaaaatatattcattaataaatcatgctgtttcgtggttgaatacgaattatgattagtcaaaaaatatgcatattcaagcaaatttgatgtatttttttgtggggCTGTAacatgattaaatatttgaatcaaattaatcatgattagtcACCGGGGTCCAacatacccccgcgatcctagtgaggatgagcggcatagatgatggctggatggatgattaatcactatttgCAACTGTTAGCCGCGATtaaatgaggaattactggATTACCATCGTCCCtggtttatcgtggttaattggttccagaccacgataagtgaatttccgcgaagtaggattcaatactaataaattgaatatttttatagttatggtatacaaaacctgtttacaatcttttaAATACCGTTTtcaacgttattagagccctgaagaTATGAACCCCATAtcgtagatataatcagagaaaataacacatgtTAGACATGGAAGATAAAAGACTCACACGTTTttggacagtgtacttcctgctaTCCTGCTATTCTCCTGTTGTTTCATCAATGTATTATAATTGcgcctttaaatggctttacacttgtattacccaatatagtaggaaaaaataagagtaaacaagccatttaagatgtaaataacaTTTCTGCTCGAGCAGtgttacaataaatgtgttATCTAGGGTACTTTGGTAGCGGGTGGACAGATGTGCAGATAACTGGAAgtgatgttcagagttgagttttagcttgtcgagGTTTATGGACCCAAAGGCgcctgtgttgttattgttataattATTCTGTTAcctttattgtgcctgttgtgagatcaatTAAACCTGCAATTCGCTTAGTAACGCCTAGTGCCTATCTCAAgtaacaattactgacacctagtggccaatgtggagtactacattcacaattagaatggttcttctgccttgtatttgtattttagttaatttagttagctcatatatttttatacttgatgCTTAATATAGGCCAAGATAAAGAACAATTTGCTCAAGTATGCATATTATAttactactaataggccatattcaactacaaaacagtgatcatttattaataaaataatattaaaaaagaagAGTGAGCGCGCCATGTTCAcaccacaatgtagcgagggacgactgtttcatttctttttattgtttttagtcaccatttgacttttttgtggttTCATGACTTGACCCACCTTGTAATGTTTGCAGTTTAGTGCTCTTTTTCCTGAGATGGTGGAAGCTGTCGTGTTGTTGGACTCTTATGGATTCCTACCTACAGATCCGGTATGTCAGATACAAGGTGACCGAGATAGCCAGGGTCACAAAGTTTAAAACAGTACTTGTCACCTCTTAAGCTTTCTATGATTATTTTCGTGTAGTCCTGCGGTTTTCAAATTGTGGCCTagtgagcctcccctcagagaatATAATACATTTAGGGGCTGGGGGCTcctggagcatattttgtggcgTTTTCTGCTCACCCCAAATTCAGTTTACTCTCTGTAAGAACTAAAAAtcgattcattttgcctttaaacataACTGAGCAGGTTTAGAAAATATGTTCATGTTCTCAAGCTCATGCACCTCCCCTGAACCGTCTCACCCTTTGAAAACAAACTGCTGTTTTCAATTACTGACCCTATTAATTTGCATTGTTGGCTGTTTGTGGCAGTTAAGGCCAATCAGAACCCTATGGCACATGTACATAACTTTGCAGCATTATTGCttgacagtcgtcccttgtttattcgttccagacccgaccgccttaagtgaatttttgcaaagtaggattcaatattaataaatggaatattttcgtagttagagcatagaaaatctgttttgacattgtaaatatgttttttttttaaactattattAGAGCTcgtagacctgaaataacacccctgtagtcacttttacgctcctatactttgtttacaccacattgctaatgctcaggctacgggatcactgcagggacacaagaggcaGCCACGGCTtcaagcatagcatgctagcaaggtaactagttagcctccattttatttattctaaacttaagaaagggtttcaaatggagtggggaagaaggacaaagtaagatgcCAAAAACTtaacacttccacacagaatgggaggagaacttttttcactctatcatgtcagacagaCTGATGGCTGACTTGACTACATGCAATGTTaaggtcatgtaatgtaatgtctcgtCTCGTCAATGTTTTGCGTTACTACTGactcctagtgaccagaatactacatttgacttgtctttcaatatttcttgactaataatgggccacagtaaaccacgaaacagcgatcatttatgaattaattaatttttgaaaaaccatgatagagtgagggagcgatgtttgagccgcgatgtagcaagggatgactgtatatgaaaGTAAGAACATTACTAATTTTTAATACTATCTGATGCTAAATCTTTGAGTAGAATGTCAGGttggtaaataaatgttactAATTGTCTCTCTCAGTGACGTGTGGTGCATTTGGCACCGAGGCCTTCAGTGGGATGGCCAGAATTTATTTTTGCCAGACACCGTGAGAGCCAGtatcaaaaagcaaaacagtaaTGAAAATAGTATCCACATAGTAAATATGTGCCATAGCGGGGATTCAATAGCTGGGAACTCCAACACATTAAGTAAGATAGCTGCGATCGCCGTGATACCAATACTCTATCAGTGATATTGTAAGTCCCTTTATCTTTGAATACATAGTCACCAATATGCCTGACTTACATTACTGCAAGTGACTTGGAGTTAGTGACTAATTTTCATCGGTGATTGGTGGTACAccggtgcttgtaaagttaTTGCTCAGCCAAATGATGAGTGTGTATAGAACAGCTTGGTGATGAAATGTTCAGacgaaatactgtaaatgaatcttcggttcaaggaggacgatgaggaggaggaaaatacgacgacaggagcaatatgttttaacaaggatacaaaaacacttcaGCAGAGAGGTGCCAGAACAAAGAGGCACATCAGAGAAGTGAAATACACCTGAACCACTTAATAAATTTTTGTGTCCAACCTactaggttgatcattaaaattctaacgaaatttgaactttaagagagtttaaacaagagagaaatgtgagaaaatgcctgtctgagaaaagtgtataaaatgtatggtgaggggttttacagccttaaaacatatataataattgtaaaaaaaaaaaaatacagctggctacttcacggattgcagttattgcgggctattttgggaacctatccccacgataaacgacGGAACACCGTACCACATTTCACCCGGAACAGCTGGGCTGCCTCACTGTCTTTCTAGGACAGGAATGCAATCTCAGACGTACTACTCTACCGTATATGTGGGTCAGTCTCTCCCTTGGCAAAACAGGGGAATTGGGGTACATTACTACATAGTGTGCAAGGTCGAGAATTATTTTAGGACTGCTGGCAGCGGATAAGAACGATCTGTCTTTTGGCGTAGAATAGTGTTCCTAATTCAATGATTTACCACTAAATGGTAGATCATGTGGGTGTTAGatgcatgagagaaatgtggTGAGTTTTGTCCAATTTTTTATTATAGTATCTAATCAAATGTACCCTAATGTCTCAACACAATTTTCAGAAAGAATTGTCGACAGTGATGCGGAAAGGGATGGAAGATATGCTTCAGTTTGAAAAGAATCCTGAAAAGAGCGAGAGAGTTTACACCTATGAGAAAGCAGTTGAGAGGTATCGCCCCTTCTTGGTTttaagtttacaaaaaaaaccccaactatTTAGTATAGTCTAGCGTTGACTTTTGCTGTTCTGTCTCAGATTGTTAGCTGCAAACCCGATGTTGTCTGAGGCATCTGTCTGCACCCTTTTAGAACGTGGTCTTGTTCAAGTTGAAGGAGGTTTGTCTTTACATATTTTCTACTTTTGTGTATCTCATACTAaatgatctgtttttttttttcttcttgaacTGCAAATCCACTGGGACCTTCTCGTGTAGGATTTGTATTTTCGCGTGACTTCCGTATTAATCTGGTAGGTTGCTGCTGAACTAGTACCACCTCATTTACTGTATCTCTAATGTTACATGCATTCAAGTATGTTATCTTTTATTTAACATGAAGAAAAACATAGCTCGCATCAGCTTGGAGCAGAGTCTGGAGCTGCAGTCGAAGATACAAGCCTCAGTTCTGGTGGTCCTGTAAGATATTAATTAATCAGTGAACAGCCACATATGCCCTGATTGTGGATCTGCCGTACAGTATTACTACATCGCAAAAGTGAAAATTTACATCTCATCTCTTTTTTTACAGAGCGGATGAAGGCTTTgagaaaatatttgcagaagCAGATCAAAAGAAATATACATCAGTGCTTCTGCAGGGCTTTAGATACCAAAATGTAAGTGTGTTCATGCAAAGTAGGTAAGCCTGCATGCTTCTGATTTATTTTTAGTGAGTGAGCCTGAATGTAGTTGTGCAGACCGAGTGAGACACAgacaaaataacaacataaatagCCTGAGACAGAACATAATACTGATTGCCTGACTGACTGACCGACCGACTGACTGAATTCTGATGTTTTGTTGAAGAATTGATCCTGATTAATGTTACTACTGTATTATTCCAGCAGTCCCTTGTGTTAAAGTGTCATTGTCGAATGTAGAGGACTTTATTCCATCTGAGTACATCTATCTTTGTTTGTATCTTGTGCCTTTCAATTTTCTTGGAGTCAGAGATGATGTGATGTTAAATATTTTCCATTTCCTTGATGTCGTTGATAGCAAGTACTTTTTGcggtttgatgtagattttataGTTGCTGCTGCAGGTGCCTTTAATTTTTCCCTGCTTCCTTAAATTGTGTGCTTTTTATAggattaaatatgaataaactgaatattttagtagtaacccagaaaaccagtttatgactttccaaatatgttttttaacattattagagcgctgtagacatgaaataacacatagtcacctttacactcctattattctttgtttatggCACATTGCACAGGTTATGTGGAtcgctgcagggacataagagacagccgtcgctagcatagcaagctactgagctaactagttagcctctcaaATTCACTTATTCAAAACTTCACATGCCGTGGGGAAGagggacaaagtaagaagccaaaaacttaccacttccccacggaatgggaggagaactttattCACTCTTCAACcacgtcggacatgccatggttgactacatgcagtgtgaaggtaatataATATAACGTCATATCTCATCactttaacattactgacagcctagtgaccagaatactacatataacttgtcttccAATACTGTTAATAACTGACTGCTAATAGGCCATACGTagacaaccacaaaacagcaatcatttattaatacattttttaaaaaacgtgatagagttagcgagcaatgttcgaaccgtgatgtggcGGTTCCTGAGTGTTTCCCAGGCCagtctccaacgtgtcctgggtcttctctTAGGCCTCCTACCATTCGGGCcgcctcatctggctcttctcaATGTGGAGGGGTGGCGGTTCTACtcctgagtttctcccggatgacagtgcttctcactttatctctaagggagagcccagccatcctACAAAGGAAACCTTTTGGcagcttgtacccgcaatcttgtcctttggtcactacccaaagctcatgaccatagatgagggtaggaacatagatcgagtggtaaattgagagttttgcctttcagctcagctccctcttcaccacaatggacagatgcagagtccttatcgctgcagacgccgcaccaatccgcctgttgaTCTCGTGTTACAGCctttcctcactcgtgaacattcttaaactcctccacttgtggCAGGATTTTATCCCGGatccggagatggcactccgcctttctcagacttggaggtgctgattcttgTCTGAGCAGCATTACACTCGGTTCTGAACCGATCCAatgagagctgaagatcacggcccgatgaagccagcaggaccacatcatctgcaaaaaacaGAGACCCTATCCTACAGCCACCAAACTGAATCCACTCAACATCCTGGCTgcacctacaaattctgtctaTAAAAGTAATGAGCAggattggtgacaaagggcgtCCATGGCAGTGTCC contains:
- the serhl gene encoding serine hydrolase-like protein isoform X2, which codes for MFRVLKNVRNLSTAAMTQTELSLPVPWGEIRGKIWGPDDGRPVLCLHGWADNCGTFNTLIPLLPKECQYVAVDLAGHGQSSHRPPGVFYAFSSYVADIRRVVDALRWSRFSILGHSMGGNIAGMKELSTVMRKGMEDMLQFEKNPEKSERVYTYEKAVERLLAANPMLSEASVCTLLERGLVQVEGGFVFSRDFRINLKNIARISLEQSLELQSKIQASVLVVLADEGFEKIFAEADQKKYTSVLLQGFRYQNHSVVTVHGGHHVHLNNPEVVAPLVSEFLHNKVLSSPVRADELSPKL
- the serhl gene encoding serine hydrolase-like protein isoform X1; translation: MFRVLKNVRNLSTAAMTQTELSLPVPWGEIRGKIWGPDDGRPVLCLHGWADNCGTFNTLIPLLPKECQYVAVDLAGHGQSSHRPPGVFYAFSSYVADIRRVVDALRWSRFSILGHSMGGNIAGMFSALFPEMVEAVVLLDSYGFLPTDPKELSTVMRKGMEDMLQFEKNPEKSERVYTYEKAVERLLAANPMLSEASVCTLLERGLVQVEGGFVFSRDFRINLKNIARISLEQSLELQSKIQASVLVVLADEGFEKIFAEADQKKYTSVLLQGFRYQNHSVVTVHGGHHVHLNNPEVVAPLVSEFLHNKVLSSPVRADELSPKL